Proteins encoded by one window of Cyclobacteriaceae bacterium:
- the rho gene encoding transcription termination factor Rho yields the protein MYTIDDLNVRLLSELKEIAEKMGVKNAKKLSKQDLVYKILDQQAITPEAPAPKKSAPSNEGKGEGKNLRPRRRENVAPTPKQEKELSTDELLESINLDLETTTPTFEEPAPKKQVEQQQPRHEKRDDERNPQQQQQASRPNIRDFDGVIDNEGVLEIMQDGYGFLRSSDYNYLASPDDIYVSPSQIKLFGLKTGDTVKGTIRPPKEGEKYFALLKVESVNGKTTEEIRDRVAFEYLTPLFPEEKLRLSTTHDNMSTRILDLFAPIGKGQRGMIVAQPKTGKTVLLQNIANAIAENHPEVYLIVLLIDERPEEVTDMARNVKAEVIASTFDEQAERHVKVASIVLEKAKRMVECGHDVVILLDSITRLARAYNTVVPSSGKILSGGVDANALHKPKRFFGAARNIENGGSLTIIATALIDTGSKMDEVIFEEFKGTGNMELQLDRKLSNKRVYPAIDVPASGTRREDLLMKEEELQRVWILRKFMSDMNSNEAMEFLLQKMKGTRNNEEFLLSMNG from the coding sequence ATGTACACAATTGACGATCTGAATGTCAGACTTCTTTCCGAGCTGAAAGAAATTGCAGAAAAAATGGGCGTGAAGAACGCCAAAAAACTTTCCAAACAAGACCTGGTCTACAAGATACTCGACCAGCAGGCCATCACCCCGGAAGCCCCGGCTCCAAAAAAATCGGCACCTTCCAATGAAGGTAAGGGTGAAGGCAAAAACCTGAGGCCACGCAGACGCGAAAACGTTGCGCCAACACCTAAACAGGAGAAAGAGCTATCAACCGATGAACTCCTGGAGTCCATCAACCTTGATCTTGAAACCACCACTCCCACCTTCGAAGAACCCGCCCCTAAAAAACAAGTTGAACAACAACAGCCCCGTCACGAAAAACGTGATGATGAGCGCAACCCACAACAACAGCAACAAGCATCACGCCCCAACATCCGCGACTTCGATGGCGTAATCGACAACGAAGGTGTATTGGAAATTATGCAGGATGGCTACGGCTTCCTCCGCTCTTCCGATTACAACTACCTGGCCAGCCCGGATGATATTTATGTTTCGCCTTCACAGATTAAACTGTTCGGTTTAAAAACCGGTGATACTGTAAAAGGAACCATCCGCCCTCCGAAAGAAGGAGAAAAATATTTTGCCCTATTAAAGGTTGAATCCGTTAACGGAAAAACCACGGAAGAAATACGCGACCGCGTAGCGTTCGAATACCTCACGCCACTTTTCCCGGAAGAAAAACTCAGGCTGAGCACCACACACGACAACATGTCGACTCGTATACTCGACTTGTTTGCGCCTATCGGAAAAGGTCAGCGCGGTATGATTGTGGCACAGCCTAAGACCGGTAAAACCGTGTTGCTGCAAAACATTGCCAATGCCATTGCCGAAAATCATCCGGAAGTTTACCTGATCGTGTTGCTGATTGATGAACGCCCTGAAGAAGTAACCGACATGGCGCGCAACGTGAAAGCAGAAGTGATTGCCTCTACGTTTGACGAACAGGCTGAACGCCATGTAAAAGTGGCCAGCATTGTATTGGAAAAAGCCAAGCGTATGGTAGAATGCGGACACGATGTTGTGATTCTGTTGGATTCTATTACACGTTTAGCGCGTGCTTACAATACCGTTGTTCCTTCTTCTGGTAAAATTCTTTCCGGTGGTGTGGATGCCAACGCGTTGCACAAGCCCAAGCGTTTCTTTGGTGCGGCCCGTAATATTGAAAATGGCGGATCGCTGACCATCATTGCTACTGCCTTGATTGACACCGGTTCGAAAATGGACGAAGTAATCTTTGAAGAATTTAAAGGTACCGGTAACATGGAATTGCAGCTCGATCGCAAGCTTTCCAACAAGCGTGTGTATCCGGCCATTGATGTTCCGGCTTCCGGCACCAGACGTGAAGACCTGTTGATGAAGGAAGAAGAACTTCAGCGCGTGTGGATACTCCGCAAGTTTATGAGCGACATGAATAGCAACGAAGCGATGGAATTCCTGCTGCAGAAGATGAAAGGAACCCGAAATAATGAAGAGTTTTTGTTATCGATGAACGGATAA
- a CDS encoding DEAD/DEAH box helicase: MAAISSFEDFKLNKQLLNAIADAGFDRPTEIQQKCIPILMGGQEVIGIAQTGTGKTAAYVIPVLMKVRYAQGTEPRAIILAPTKELTIQIAEHTKQLSKYTDLRILPIYGGVGPKTQIEAIQQGVDILVATPGRFMELYLKGDLPTKQIKTLVLDEADRMMDMGFMPQLRKIFEVIPNKRQNMLFSATFNPRVEKLSAEFLEFPIRIEVTPPATAASQVHQEVYYVPNLKTKINFLEHLLSDHETFARVMIFTRNKQTADNVFHYLDRKGLGPVRVIHSNKGQNSRINAVNEFKEGNLRILVSTDVTARGIDVTGVSHVINFDVPVVYDDYVHRIGRTGRAFHEGTAITFVTDAELYHIKKIERLIREQIPVKRIPKAVEITETSFEEAQAMAREIDRQKRKENPDFKGAFHEKGKAKKK, translated from the coding sequence ATGGCAGCAATTTCATCTTTTGAAGATTTTAAATTGAATAAACAGTTGCTGAATGCGATAGCCGATGCCGGTTTTGATCGTCCAACGGAAATTCAACAGAAATGCATACCCATACTCATGGGCGGTCAGGAGGTGATAGGCATTGCCCAAACCGGTACGGGTAAAACGGCAGCCTATGTTATTCCGGTGCTGATGAAGGTGCGTTATGCTCAGGGAACCGAACCACGAGCCATTATTCTTGCGCCCACCAAGGAACTCACCATTCAGATTGCTGAACACACAAAGCAGCTTTCAAAATATACGGATCTGCGGATTCTTCCGATTTATGGGGGCGTGGGACCCAAGACCCAAATCGAAGCGATTCAACAAGGGGTGGATATTCTGGTGGCTACACCGGGAAGGTTTATGGAGTTGTATCTGAAAGGAGATCTTCCAACCAAACAAATCAAAACACTTGTACTAGACGAAGCTGATCGCATGATGGATATGGGTTTTATGCCCCAGCTTCGAAAAATATTTGAAGTGATCCCGAATAAGCGGCAGAACATGTTGTTCTCGGCCACATTTAACCCACGTGTTGAAAAGTTATCCGCGGAGTTTTTAGAGTTTCCCATACGGATTGAAGTTACACCCCCGGCCACAGCGGCCAGTCAGGTACATCAGGAAGTGTATTATGTGCCCAACCTGAAAACGAAAATTAATTTTTTAGAGCACCTGCTCTCCGATCATGAAACCTTTGCTCGCGTGATGATCTTTACACGTAATAAGCAAACAGCGGATAATGTGTTTCATTACCTTGATCGTAAAGGACTTGGTCCGGTTCGAGTTATTCATTCCAACAAAGGTCAGAACAGCCGCATCAATGCAGTGAATGAATTTAAAGAAGGCAACCTTCGGATTTTGGTTTCAACCGATGTAACGGCACGCGGCATTGATGTAACCGGTGTGTCGCATGTTATTAATTTTGATGTGCCTGTGGTGTATGATGATTATGTGCACCGCATTGGCCGCACCGGTCGCGCGTTTCATGAAGGCACAGCCATTACTTTTGTAACCGATGCTGAACTGTATCACATCAAAAAAATTGAACGGTTGATCCGTGAACAGATTCCGGTAAAGCGCATACCCAAAGCGGTAGAGATTACCGAGACTTCCTTTGAAGAGGCGCAAGCCATGGCCCGGGAAATAGACCGGCAGAAGCGCAAGGAAAACCCTGATTTTAAAGGGGCGTTTCATGAAAAGGGGAAAGCAAAGAAGAAGTAA
- a CDS encoding dihydroorotase yields the protein MKSTRIVNANIVNEGKVFQGEVLIRGEYMEAIGADLSAHEADVVIDANGKYLFPGLIDDQVHFREPGLTYKATIFTESRAAVAGGVTSYMEMPNTVPPAFTQQLLEDKYNIASRDSLANYSFFMGTSNDNLEEVLKTNSKKVCGLKIFMGSSTGNLLVDNPKTLENLFAKVPFLIATHCEDEATILKNTADYREKYGEDMPIKFHPEIRSEAACYKSSSFAVELAKKFGTRLHILHISTAKEVSLFDNSLPLDKKKITAEACIHHLWFNDADYDRLGMHIKWNPAIKTEADQKAILQGLLDDRIDVIATDHAPHTIEEKQQNYFKAPSGGPLVQHSLNALLEFYHRGQVSLEWIAKKTAHNPAILFQVEKRGFIREGYFADLVLVDLNNPWTVNRENILAKCKWSPFEGVTFKSRITHTFVSGHLAYENGHFNESRMGKRLTFERD from the coding sequence ATGAAATCAACAAGAATCGTCAATGCAAATATAGTCAATGAAGGCAAGGTCTTTCAGGGTGAAGTGCTGATCAGGGGCGAATACATGGAAGCCATTGGTGCTGATTTGTCAGCACATGAGGCAGATGTGGTAATTGATGCAAACGGAAAGTACCTGTTTCCTGGATTGATAGACGATCAGGTCCACTTTCGGGAGCCCGGACTTACATACAAGGCTACTATCTTCACGGAATCACGCGCTGCAGTTGCAGGTGGCGTTACCAGCTATATGGAAATGCCCAACACCGTTCCGCCTGCCTTCACACAACAACTGCTGGAAGACAAGTACAACATTGCTTCGCGCGATTCATTGGCAAACTACTCGTTCTTCATGGGCACCTCAAATGATAACCTGGAAGAGGTGTTAAAAACAAATTCAAAAAAGGTTTGCGGGTTGAAAATTTTTATGGGTTCATCAACAGGCAACTTGCTGGTGGATAATCCTAAAACGTTGGAAAATCTTTTTGCAAAAGTTCCGTTTCTAATCGCCACACATTGCGAAGATGAAGCCACCATACTAAAAAATACAGCCGACTACCGGGAAAAATATGGTGAAGACATGCCCATTAAATTTCACCCGGAAATCCGCAGTGAAGCAGCGTGTTACAAATCATCATCGTTTGCGGTTGAGTTGGCAAAAAAGTTCGGTACGCGTTTGCACATCCTGCACATTTCCACAGCCAAAGAAGTTTCGCTCTTCGACAATTCACTTCCGTTAGATAAAAAGAAAATCACAGCCGAGGCATGCATTCACCACTTGTGGTTTAACGATGCAGATTATGATCGCCTGGGCATGCACATAAAATGGAATCCTGCCATTAAAACAGAAGCCGATCAGAAAGCCATTCTTCAAGGGCTTCTGGATGATCGGATTGATGTGATTGCAACCGATCATGCACCACACACCATTGAGGAAAAACAACAAAATTATTTCAAGGCACCTTCTGGCGGACCGTTGGTGCAACATAGTTTAAACGCCCTACTGGAGTTCTATCACCGCGGGCAAGTTTCACTTGAGTGGATCGCTAAAAAAACGGCCCACAACCCGGCTATTCTTTTTCAGGTAGAAAAACGCGGGTTTATCCGCGAAGGCTATTTTGCCGACCTGGTATTGGTTGACCTGAACAACCCATGGACGGTTAATCGGGAGAATATCCTGGCCAAATGCAAGTGGTCTCCGTTTGAGGGGGTAACATTTAAGTCGCGCATCACCCATACCTTTGTTTCCGGACATTTAGCGTATGAAAATGGCCATTTTAATGAAAGCCGCATGGGCAAGAGGCTTACGTTCGAACGGGATTAA